The following are from one region of the Anguilla rostrata isolate EN2019 chromosome 7, ASM1855537v3, whole genome shotgun sequence genome:
- the LOC135260111 gene encoding general vesicular transport factor p115-like isoform X1 produces the protein MNFLRGVMGGQPAGPQQSGAETIQKLCDRVASSTLLEDRRDAVRALKSLSKKYRLEVGTQAMGHLIHVLQTDSSDSEIIGYALDTLYNVISNDEEEEQDESEEENSQKEAEDLGSQLTDALINEQENITLILRLLEEFDFHVRWPGVKLITALLKKRCGPVQGIILVSPMGVSRLMDLLADSREIIRNDALLLLQQLTKGNAAIQKIVAFENAFERLLDIISEEGSSDGGIVVEDCLLLLLSLLKNNSSNQNFYKEGSYVQRMKPWFEVRDDNSGWSAQKVTNLHRMLQLVRVMVSPVNSPGAISSCQKAMHHCGLLQQLCAILMATGVPADILTETINTVSEVIRGSQDNQDYFASVNAPSNPPRPAIVVLLMSMVNERQPFVLRCAVLYCFQSFLYRNHKGQEEVVSTLLPSTIEASSITAGQLLCGGLFSSDSLSNWCAAVALSHALLDNPAQKEQLLRVQLATSAGTPPISLLQQCTNILSQGDKIERRGSKVQTRVGLLILLCSWISSCPIAVTHFLHNHQNVSYLTGQISENQGEDERLVQGLCALLLGICICYNDNSLENHTKEKLKQLIEKRIGKENFVEKLSFISKQEQYSRAAHQPQPTGPTPEHMLFDHQFTKLVKELEGVVTKSVYKSSEEERKEEEVKKTLEQHDSIMTQYKELIREQDAQINELKEQVVSLSSQSEQMKRTVAQQVLQIQQHRDQHSILKLKLEKGSQQAGGQGEEAQMNGLQREELSRLREELQELRGRSARLEAELADRNAIITSLNSERAQTVNGLENNAETLKELEALRSRVASQSTQISQLQAEKQDLLKTAAQSAKEAVDPAASDLQSLLTAQTQESQRLKEEVRRLAESGAGAERQLASANSSVAVLEAERARLQEELAESRKEQDDLLMLLADQDQKITTLRSRLKALGEPIEDEDDLDSQDQGDDDDDEPDD, from the exons ATGAATTTCTTGAGAGGAGTTATGGGTGGGCAGCCTGCGGGGCCACAGCAATCCGGGGCAGAAACG ATTCAGAAACTGTGTGACCGAGTGGCCTCCTCCACCTTGCTGGAGGACCGGAGGGATGCCGTTCGAGCTCTGAAATCTCTCTCAAAG aaatatcgGCTGGAAGTTGGCACACAGGCCATGGGTCATTTGATTCATGTCCTGCAAACAGACAG CTCTGACTCAGAAATAATTGGTTATGCGCTGGACACATTGTACAATGTCATTTCcaatgatgaagaggaggaacaAG ATGAATCTGAAG AGGAGAACTCTCAGAAGGAGGCTGAGGATCTTGGGTCTCAGCTCACTGATGCATTAATCAATGAGCAGGAAAACATAACGCTGATCTTGAGACTCCTGGAG gaattTGACTTCCATGTGCGGTGGCCGGGGGTCAAGCTCATCACCGCCCTGCTGAAGAAGCGGTGTGGCCCTGTGCAGGGCATCATCCTCGTCAGCCCCATGG gtgtttCAAGACTTATGGATTTATTGGCAGATTCGAGAGAAATCATTAGAAATGAT GCTCTGCTACTGCTGCAGCAGCTCACCAAAGGCAACGCGGCCATCCAGAAGATCGTGGCCTTTGAGAACGCCTTCGAGCGCCTCCTGGATATCATCTCAGAGGAGGGCAGCAGCGATGGAG GTATTGTGGTGGAGGACTGCCTGCTGCTTTTGCTCAGTCTCCTCAAGAACAACAGCTCCAACCAGAACTTCTACAAGGAGGGCTCTTACGTTCAGCGCATGAAGCCCTGGTTTGAAGTCAGGGACGACAACTCTGGTTGGTCGGCCCAGAAGGTGACAAACCTCCACCGCATGTTGCAG CTGGTCCGAGTGATGGTGTCCCCTGTGAACTCCCCCGGAGCCATCAGCAGCTGCCAGAAGGCCATGCACCACTGCggcctgctgcagcagctctgcGCCATCCTAATGGCCACCGGCGTGCCTGCCGATATTCTCACTGAG accATCAATACGGTATCGGAAGTCATCCGCGGTTCCCAGGACAACCAGGATTACTTTGCTTCAGTGAATGCGCCCTCCAACCCACCAAG GCCGGCCATCGTGGTGCTGCTGATGTCCATGGTGAACGAGAGACAGCCGTTCGTCCTGCGCTGTGCCGTGCTCTACTGCTTCCAGAGCTTCCTGTACAGGAACCACAAGGGCCAGGAAGAGGTCGTCTCCACACTCCTGCCTTCCACCATCGAGG CGAGCTCCATCACGGCGGGGCAGCTGCTGTGTGGGGGGCTGTTCTCCTCGGACTCGCTGTCTAACTGGTGCGCGGCGGTGGCGCTGTCCCACGCCCTGCTGGACAACCCCGCGCAGAAAGAGCAGCTGCTGCGCGTGCAGCTGGCCACCAGTGCCGGGACCCCACCCatctccctgctgcagcagtgcaCCAACATCCTCTCCCAg GGCGATAAGATCGAGCGCAGG GGCAGTAAAGTCCAGACGCGAGTCGGGCTGCTCATCCTGCTCTGCTCCTGGATCAGCAGCTGCCCCATCGCCGTCACCCACTTCCTGCACAACCACCAAAACGTCTCCTAC CTGACGGGACAGATCTCGGAGAACCAGGGGGAGGACGAGCGGCTGGTACAGGGCCTGTGTGCCCTGCTGCTGGGGATCTGCATCTGCTACAACGACAACTCCCTGGAGAACCACACCAA GGAGAAGCTGAAGCAGCTGATAGAGAAGAGGATCGGGAAGGAGAACTTCGTGGAGAAGCTGAGCTTCATCAGCAAGCAGGAGCAGTACTCCCGTGCGGCCCACCAGCCCCAGCCCACAGGCCCCACCCCCGAGCACATGCTGTTCGACCACCAGTTCACCAAGCTGGTCAAGGAGCTGGAGG GTGTGGTGACGAAGTCGGTGTACAAGTCcagcgaggaggagaggaaggaggaggaggtgaagaagaCTCTGGAGCAGCACGACAGCATAATGACTCAGTACAAGGAGCTCATTAGGGAGCAG GATGCCCAGATAAATGAGCTGAAGGAGCAGGTGGTGTCGCTGAGCTCTCAGTCTGAGCAGATGAAGAGGACGGTGGCTCAGCAGGTGCTGCAgatacagcagcacagagaccagCACAGCATCCTGAAACTGAAGCTAG agaaGGGCTCCCAGCAGGCAGGAGGTCAGGGTGAGGAGGCCCAGATGAACGGcctgcagagggaggagcttAGCCGTCTGAGGGAGGAGCTACAGGAGCTGCGCGGTCGCAGTGCGcggctggaggcggagctagCCGACAGGAACGCCATCATCACCAGCCTG aaCTCTGAAAGGGCTCAGACCGTGAACGGCTTGGAGAATAATGCTGAAACTCTGAAG gagctggaggcacTGAGGAGTCGAGTTGCATCACAGTCAACACAGATCAGCCAATTGCAGGCCGAGAAGCAGGACTTGCTGAAGACAGCTGCCCAATCTGCT AAAGAAGCTGTGGACCCTGCGGCTTCAGACCTGCAGAGTCTGCTCACTGCCCAGACCCAGGAGTCCCAGAGGCTGAAG GAGGAAGTGAGGCGGCTGGCTGAGTCGGGCGCCGGTGCGGAGCGGCAGCTAGCGTCCGCTAACAGCAGCGTGGCGGTTCTGGAGGCGGAGCGAGCCAGGCTCCAGGAGGAGCTGGCCGAGTCCAGGAAGGAGCAGGACGACCTGCTCATGCTGCTGGCCGACCAGGACCAGAAGATCACCACCCTGAGAAGCAGGCTGAAAGCACTGGGGGAGCCG attgaagatgaagatgatttGGATTCTCAGGACCAaggtgacgatgatgatgatgaaccAGATGACTAG